From the Orenia metallireducens genome, one window contains:
- the mtrB gene encoding trp RNA-binding attenuation protein MtrB has translation MNIPKSEEYIVIKALEDGVTIIGLTRGQQTKFHHTEKLDAGEVMVAQFTEHTSAIKIRGKAELMTKHGSVESE, from the coding sequence ATGAATATACCAAAAAGTGAAGAATATATAGTAATTAAAGCTTTAGAGGATGGGGTTACTATTATCGGTTTGACTCGTGGGCAGCAGACCAAATTCCATCATACAGAAAAGTTAGATGCTGGTGAAGTAATGGTTGCTCAATTTACAGAGCATACATCTGCAATTAAGATTAGAGGAAAAGCCGAGCTTATGACAAAACATGGTAGTGTTGAGTCTGAGTGA
- a CDS encoding DUF368 domain-containing protein, translated as MNDFWQLVIKGIPIGISNTLPGISGGTIALILNIYEKLINGIKRINFKILIPVGLGAVIGVLFGSKVITGLLESDYRGFLVAFLLGLIFASSKVTAKEVEKFNLKTIALALLGLGLAYRYSIDIDSAQAMQEANLFKFFWGGAIGSVAMILPGVSGGTILIMLGLYQGVLQAITTLDLPIIIFFGFGVVAGLLSFSWILSYLLEHYNSLLMAFLTGLILGSMRSVIPNQIGFLEIIGFVLGVLLILWLDKREE; from the coding sequence ATGAATGATTTTTGGCAACTAGTAATAAAGGGGATTCCTATTGGGATTTCAAATACCTTACCAGGAATTAGTGGTGGAACCATAGCTTTAATCTTGAATATATATGAGAAATTAATTAATGGAATTAAGAGAATTAATTTTAAAATTTTGATACCGGTTGGTTTAGGGGCAGTAATAGGAGTTCTATTTGGTTCTAAGGTTATTACTGGCTTGTTAGAAAGTGATTATCGGGGGTTTCTGGTTGCTTTCTTATTGGGATTGATCTTTGCCTCTAGCAAAGTAACTGCTAAGGAAGTAGAGAAGTTTAATCTAAAAACTATTGCTCTGGCACTTTTGGGTTTAGGTCTTGCTTATAGATATTCAATAGATATCGATTCAGCACAAGCTATGCAAGAGGCAAATCTATTTAAGTTCTTCTGGGGTGGAGCTATTGGTAGTGTAGCAATGATATTGCCTGGAGTTAGTGGTGGAACAATTTTAATTATGTTGGGGTTATATCAAGGGGTTTTACAGGCAATTACTACCCTTGATTTACCTATAATAATCTTCTTTGGATTTGGAGTTGTGGCAGGGTTACTGAGTTTCTCTTGGATTTTATCCTATTTATTAGAGCACTATAATTCTCTGCTGATGGCATTTTTAACAGGTTTAATTTTGGGATCGATGAGAAGTGTTATTCCAAACCAGATTGGTTTTTTAGAGATTATCGGATTTGTTTTAGGAGTTCTACTTATTTTATGGCTGGATAAGAGAGAGGAGTAA
- a CDS encoding DapH/DapD/GlmU-related protein yields the protein MDYYQIVATVRGTVSYRLRYIFNYHKLDYSIKVVKQSDGRKLEFATIVPKGQKEKILQLIKESSLDPVIVISPVLEYNNPVRNKLVRDITLAPTASVSSLSELYDGVEVGSMSQIVGNAILQEDVKIGEGTFIGSGVVVRGHTAIGNNCHIGTGAIIGNNVTIGDNVTIEENVTIRANVSIGDNVSIGTAANIESNVQIKDGVRIGPMSRIFNVGRKKVEIESDEDRQVIYTIIDSGTFIGSGAIVGGKIGSKVMIGSNSVVHTATVSDGATVGSGATVPYGRVVDEGVTVIGSPAKPIDEYKAEKRLLKFLQEKYKDELNYI from the coding sequence ATGGATTATTATCAGATTGTTGCTACAGTTAGAGGAACAGTAAGTTATAGATTGAGGTATATATTTAATTATCATAAACTAGATTATTCGATTAAAGTAGTTAAACAGAGTGATGGGCGCAAGTTAGAATTTGCTACAATCGTACCTAAAGGGCAGAAAGAAAAAATATTACAATTGATTAAGGAAAGTAGTCTTGACCCAGTGATTGTAATCAGTCCAGTATTAGAGTATAATAATCCAGTTAGAAATAAACTGGTTAGAGATATCACTCTAGCTCCCACTGCTAGTGTTAGTTCGTTATCAGAGCTCTATGATGGTGTAGAGGTAGGTTCTATGAGTCAAATTGTGGGTAATGCTATCTTGCAAGAGGATGTTAAGATTGGAGAAGGTACCTTTATAGGTAGTGGTGTAGTTGTCAGAGGTCATACAGCTATCGGCAATAACTGCCACATTGGTACAGGTGCTATTATAGGAAATAATGTTACAATTGGTGATAATGTAACTATTGAAGAGAATGTGACAATTAGGGCTAATGTATCTATAGGAGATAATGTTTCTATCGGTACAGCAGCTAATATTGAGAGTAATGTTCAGATTAAAGATGGTGTGAGGATAGGACCTATGTCTCGTATCTTTAATGTTGGTCGCAAGAAAGTAGAAATAGAATCTGATGAAGATAGACAAGTTATTTATACTATTATAGATTCAGGAACCTTTATTGGTAGTGGAGCTATTGTAGGTGGAAAAATTGGCTCCAAAGTTATGATTGGATCTAACTCTGTTGTTCATACAGCTACAGTCTCTGATGGAGCAACTGTTGGTTCTGGGGCAACTGTACCTTATGGTAGGGTTGTGGATGAGGGGGTTACTGTGATAGGTTCACCTGCTAAACCAATAGATGAGTATAAAGCTGAGAAACGTTTGTTGAAGTTTTTACAGGAGAAGTATAAGGATGAGCTTAATTACATATAG
- a CDS encoding phosphatidylglycerophosphatase A family protein — protein MRDIIIEKLEERGVQIKEIAEIVYALQKPYSENLNIEECLESVHSVLEKREVQYTLLTGIALDKLTEEGKVEEPLASIIKRDEPLYGVDESLALAIANIYGTIGFTSFGYLDKNKFGAMERLDTSKDRVNTFLDDLVAGIASAASARIAHQKRNEQEKEAEKEVS, from the coding sequence ATGAGAGATATAATTATAGAAAAATTGGAAGAAAGAGGAGTTCAAATAAAAGAGATTGCAGAGATTGTCTATGCCCTACAAAAGCCTTATAGTGAGAATTTAAACATAGAGGAATGTTTAGAATCTGTTCATAGCGTTTTAGAAAAAAGAGAGGTACAATATACTCTATTGACAGGAATAGCGTTAGATAAATTAACAGAAGAAGGTAAAGTAGAAGAGCCTTTAGCTAGTATTATTAAAAGGGATGAGCCCTTGTATGGAGTCGATGAGAGTTTGGCTTTAGCTATTGCTAATATCTATGGAACTATAGGCTTTACCAGCTTTGGATACTTAGATAAGAATAAATTTGGAGCAATGGAGAGATTGGATACAAGTAAGGATAGGGTTAATACATTCTTGGATGATTTAGTAGCAGGTATTGCTTCAGCAGCATCAGCTAGAATTGCCCATCAAAAGAGAAATGAGCAAGAAAAGGAAGCAGAGAAAGAGGTATCATAA
- a CDS encoding DNA polymerase III subunit alpha, translating into MEQFVHLHLHTEYSLLDGAVRIKDLVRKAKEYNMPAIAMTDHGVMYGAVDFYRQAKKEGIKPIIGCEVYVADNHLKKDVNNRRLAHLVLLAENNQGYQNLLKLVSLSYLQGFYYKPRVDKNLLRDYSEGIICLSSCLAGELATLLRNNQKDRAKEVALQYQRIFGEGNFFLELQDHGLADQHLINKGLVELSQELEISLVATNDVHYLNQEDNKLHDLLLCIQTGKDVDDKNRMKFPNDQFYFKPAEEMLEIFKDYPTAIENTVKIAKRCNVELDFDQILLPHYEVPEGESLESYLRKLAYEGLENKYDEVTAEIEERLEYELDVINEMGYPAYFLIVRDFIKYAKDNEIIVGPGRGSAASSIVSYLLDITEIDPLEYNLLFERFLNPARISMPDIDIDFCYERRDEVIDYVVKKYGQDRVAQIITFGTMAAKGAIRDVSRALGVSYDKGDKVAKAIPNSLGITIDKALNESEELRNLYHKDYQVKEVIDYSKKIEGLTRHASTHAAGVIITKDDITNYTPLYQSKGEVTTQYPMGDLEALGLLKMDFLGLRTLTVINKTLALIKETQGVELELSEIPFDDKRVFKMLSTGDSLGIFQLESDGMRRLIAKLEPEEIEDIIALLALYRPGPLGSGMVDDYIARRHGREEIEYPHEDLREILEPTYGVILYQEQVMQIAQKIAGYSLGEADLLRRAMGKKKPEEMKKHYEIFINGNETVEGAINRGYSQELAEELFELIEYFSGYGFNKAHSTAYAYISYQTAYFKTHYPVEFMAALMSSVIGNSDKIAEYISELEAMGIDILPPDVNYSRIDFTVEGGKIRFGLAGIKNVGSKAIEAIIEAREEKRFEDLKDFCERVNLSRVNHRVIESLIKAGAFDSLDLYRSQLLEILEDVFTQAQQVQKQKSNGQTSFLDIFNEDEFMDDRIDIPKIDEFDSRRLLALEKEMLGFYLTGHPIKDYLPKIKAKRTLDSRKSGKFKEKVILGGLITANREILTRNHKKMSFMTLEDEFGEIEVIVFPNVYENYQEYILEDDVILVEGKLNEEGKIIASRLADIEEDFLQENQNNSTKKEVLHIQLETLEEDILEKLKDILSRHKGDSKVYLHLLIEGKRVIVKLSSVYKAKINQRLEKDLGQLEVRYSIINN; encoded by the coding sequence GAGTAATGTATGGAGCTGTGGATTTTTATCGGCAGGCGAAAAAAGAAGGTATTAAACCGATTATTGGTTGTGAGGTTTATGTTGCTGATAACCATTTGAAGAAAGATGTAAATAATAGAAGGCTAGCTCATTTGGTATTATTGGCAGAGAATAATCAAGGCTATCAAAACTTACTGAAGTTAGTTTCATTATCTTATTTACAGGGGTTTTATTATAAGCCGAGGGTTGATAAGAACCTCTTGCGTGATTATAGTGAAGGGATTATCTGCTTAAGTAGCTGTCTAGCAGGAGAGTTAGCTACTTTATTGCGAAATAATCAGAAGGATAGAGCCAAAGAAGTGGCATTACAATACCAGCGGATCTTTGGAGAAGGGAACTTTTTCTTAGAATTACAAGACCATGGTCTTGCTGATCAGCATTTAATAAATAAAGGATTGGTGGAATTAAGCCAAGAGCTAGAGATTTCTCTTGTGGCAACTAATGATGTCCATTATCTAAATCAAGAGGATAATAAATTACATGATCTACTCTTATGTATCCAGACAGGTAAGGATGTTGATGATAAGAATAGAATGAAGTTCCCTAATGACCAATTTTACTTTAAACCGGCAGAAGAGATGCTGGAAATATTTAAGGATTATCCAACAGCTATTGAGAATACAGTTAAGATTGCTAAGCGCTGTAATGTGGAGTTAGATTTTGACCAAATTCTATTACCCCATTATGAGGTACCAGAAGGGGAGAGTTTAGAGTCTTATTTACGAAAACTTGCTTATGAGGGCTTAGAGAATAAGTATGATGAAGTAACAGCAGAGATTGAAGAGAGATTAGAATATGAGTTAGATGTGATCAATGAGATGGGATATCCTGCTTATTTTCTAATCGTTAGGGATTTTATCAAGTATGCTAAGGATAATGAGATTATTGTAGGTCCTGGACGAGGAAGTGCTGCTTCCAGTATAGTCTCTTATCTACTTGATATTACAGAGATTGATCCCTTAGAGTATAATTTATTATTTGAACGTTTTTTGAATCCTGCTCGTATTTCAATGCCGGATATTGACATTGATTTCTGTTACGAGCGGCGTGATGAGGTAATAGATTATGTAGTTAAAAAATATGGACAAGATAGGGTGGCACAGATTATTACTTTTGGAACGATGGCAGCTAAGGGAGCTATACGGGATGTTTCTAGGGCTTTAGGTGTATCCTATGATAAAGGTGATAAGGTGGCTAAGGCTATTCCTAATTCTTTAGGAATTACAATTGATAAGGCATTAAATGAGTCAGAAGAGTTGAGGAATTTATATCATAAAGACTATCAAGTCAAAGAGGTTATAGATTACTCTAAAAAGATTGAAGGATTGACCCGTCATGCCTCTACCCATGCAGCGGGGGTGATTATTACCAAAGATGATATTACCAATTACACTCCACTTTATCAGAGTAAAGGTGAAGTTACTACCCAATATCCAATGGGAGATTTAGAAGCTTTAGGTCTATTGAAGATGGACTTTTTAGGGTTGAGAACATTGACGGTAATTAACAAGACCTTAGCCTTGATTAAAGAGACTCAAGGGGTAGAGCTAGAATTATCGGAAATTCCCTTTGATGATAAGAGAGTATTTAAGATGCTAAGTACTGGTGATAGTTTGGGCATATTCCAGTTAGAGAGTGATGGAATGAGACGCTTAATTGCCAAGCTAGAGCCTGAGGAGATTGAGGATATTATAGCTCTACTTGCTTTATATCGACCAGGACCTCTAGGAAGTGGAATGGTAGATGATTATATTGCTAGACGTCACGGAAGAGAAGAGATTGAATATCCTCATGAAGATTTGAGAGAAATATTAGAGCCAACCTATGGTGTTATCTTATATCAAGAGCAGGTAATGCAGATAGCCCAAAAGATTGCAGGGTATTCTCTAGGAGAAGCTGATTTACTTAGAAGAGCAATGGGTAAGAAGAAGCCTGAAGAGATGAAGAAGCATTATGAGATATTTATAAATGGTAATGAGACGGTAGAAGGGGCTATCAATCGAGGATATAGCCAAGAGCTAGCTGAAGAGCTATTTGAGTTGATTGAATATTTCAGTGGTTATGGCTTTAACAAGGCCCATAGTACAGCTTATGCTTATATCTCATATCAGACAGCTTATTTTAAGACCCATTACCCAGTAGAATTTATGGCTGCCTTAATGAGTAGTGTAATTGGTAATAGTGATAAGATAGCAGAGTATATTTCAGAGTTAGAGGCAATGGGGATTGACATTCTTCCTCCAGATGTCAATTACAGTAGAATCGATTTTACTGTAGAAGGAGGAAAGATTCGTTTTGGATTGGCAGGTATTAAAAATGTAGGTTCTAAGGCTATTGAGGCAATTATTGAAGCAAGAGAAGAGAAGAGATTTGAAGATTTAAAGGATTTCTGTGAGCGAGTTAACTTATCTAGAGTTAATCATAGGGTGATAGAGAGTTTGATTAAGGCAGGTGCTTTTGATTCTTTAGATTTATATCGCTCCCAGCTTTTAGAGATATTAGAAGATGTCTTTACCCAGGCTCAGCAGGTACAGAAACAGAAGAGTAATGGGCAGACCAGTTTTTTAGATATCTTCAATGAAGATGAATTTATGGATGATAGGATAGATATACCTAAGATAGATGAGTTTGATTCAAGGAGACTATTAGCCTTAGAAAAAGAGATGTTAGGGTTTTATCTAACGGGACATCCTATTAAGGATTATCTACCTAAGATAAAGGCAAAGAGGACTTTAGATAGTAGAAAATCTGGAAAATTTAAAGAAAAGGTTATCCTAGGAGGATTAATCACTGCTAATCGCGAAATATTAACTAGGAATCATAAAAAGATGTCCTTTATGACTTTAGAAGATGAATTTGGAGAGATTGAAGTCATTGTCTTCCCAAATGTCTATGAAAATTATCAAGAGTATATTTTAGAAGATGATGTTATCTTGGTTGAGGGTAAATTAAATGAAGAAGGTAAGATTATTGCAAGTAGATTAGCTGATATAGAAGAGGACTTTCTTCAAGAGAATCAGAACAATTCTACTAAGAAAGAGGTTCTCCATATTCAATTAGAGACATTAGAGGAAGATATATTAGAGAAGCTAAAGGATATACTATCAAGACATAAAGGTGATAGCAAAGTTTATCTACATTTACTTATTGAGGGTAAGAGAGTGATTGTTAAATTATCTTCTGTTTATAAAGCTAAGATAAATCAGAGGCTAGAGAAGGATCTGGGGCAGTTAGAAGTAAGATATTCTATTATTAATAATTAA